A genomic segment from Oncorhynchus mykiss isolate Arlee unplaced genomic scaffold, USDA_OmykA_1.1 un_scaffold_189, whole genome shotgun sequence encodes:
- the LOC110511056 gene encoding zinc finger protein 271-like translates to MTHKERPDSEEPETSEPVRRHHCSQCGKSFNHLGNLKNHKRTHAEKKSYNCSHCAKSFTHLCKLKSHERRHTGDKPYQCSQCGKRFFESTELKVHKRIHTGEKPYNCSHCAKSFTHLCNLKSHERRHTGDKPYQCSQCGKRFVESTELKVHKRIHTGEKPYQCSQCGKSFSTLNVLKMHERIHTGEKPFQCSQCVKTFSRPGDLKMHERIHTGEKPYHCSQCGKSFTRLKVLKMHERRHTWEKPFQCSQCGKRFIASTELKVHKRIHTWGKPFQCSQCVKTFSRPGDLKLHERIHTGEKPHHCSQCGKSFTRLNVLKMHERIHTGEKPFQCSQFVKTFSRLKLHERIHTGEKPYHCSQCGKSFTQLGSLKSHKRIHSGEKPYHCSKCGIAFSELKTLKMHERIHTGEKPYHCSYCGKSFRKSQQLKQHERIHTGEKPYHCSQCGMSFRQLTGLKGHMQMHSGEKKKK, encoded by the exons ATGACACATA AAGAGAGACCCgactcagaggaaccagagaCGTCTGAACCAGTGAGACGACaccactgttcccagtgtggaaagagttttaaccattTAGGAAATCTTAAAAACCACAAGAGAACACACGCAGAGAAGAAGTCTTACAACTGCTCTCACTGTGCAAAGAGTTTTACTCATTTATGTAAGCTAAAATCGCATGAGAGACGACACACAGGAGATAAGCCTTACCAATGCTCTCAGTGTGGTAAGAGATTTTTTGAGTCAACAGAACTGAAAGTTcataagagaatacacacaggggaaaagccGTACAACTGCTCTCACTGTGCAAAGAGTTTTACTCATTTATGTAACCTAAAATCGCATGAGAGACGACACACAGGAGATAAGCCTTACCAATGCTCTCAGTGTGGTAAGAGATTTGTTGAGTCAACAGAACTGAAAGTTcataagagaatacacacaggggaaaagccGTACCagtgttcccagtgtggaaagagtttttcaACATTAAATGTCTTGAAaatgcatgagagaatacacacaggggaaaaaccattccaatgctcccagtgtgtaAAGACATTTTCCCGGCCAGGGGACCTGAAAatgcacgagagaatacacacaggggaaaagccgtaccactgttcccagtgtggaaagagttttacaagGTTAAAAGTCTTGAAAATGCATGAGAGACGACACACATGGGAAAAACCATTCCAATGCTCTCAGTGTGGTAAGAGATTTATTGCGTCAACAGAACTTAAAGTTCATAAGAGAATACACACATGGGGAAAACCATTCCAATGCTCTCAGTGTGTAAAGACATTTTCCCGACCAGGGGACCTGAAAttacacgagagaatacacacaggggaaaagccgcaccactgttcccagtgtggaaagagttttacaagGTTAAACGTCTTGAAaatgcatgagagaatacacacaggggaaaaaccATTCCAATGCTCTCAGTTTGTAAAGACATTTTCCCGACTGAAAttacacgagagaatacacacaggggaaaagccataccactgttcccagtgtggaaagagttttactcagttagGGAGTCTGAAAAGTCATAAGCGAATACactctggagagaagccttatcactgctccAAATGTGGAATTGCCTTTTCAGAGTTAAAAACCTTGAAaatgcatgagagaatacacacaggtgagAAGCCGTACCACTGTTCctactgtggaaagagttttagaaAATCGCAACAGCTGAaacaacacgagagaatacacacaggagaaaagccttaccactgttcTCAGTGTGGAATGAGTTTTAGGCAGTTAACGGGCCTCAAAGGTCATATGCAAATGCACTctggagagaagaaaaaaaaataa